One Deltaproteobacteria bacterium genomic window carries:
- a CDS encoding NAD(P)-binding protein translates to MTVDSSNSGTGSLFISRSYLSSEGNKTGSWRFLKPRYNEKTAPCGAACPAGEDIGRIEMLTSQGQLKEAWETILLENPFPAVCGRVCYHPCEAICNRGYFDETVAISVIERFLPENAARYHLKPTLPQQVSKKQKIAVMGAGPSGLAAAYFLTLLGYSCDVFEAGPEPGGVLRWGIPNYRL, encoded by the coding sequence ATGACGGTTGATTCCAGCAACAGCGGGACCGGCTCCTTGTTCATCTCCCGTTCCTATCTGTCCAGTGAAGGCAATAAAACAGGTTCCTGGCGCTTTCTCAAACCCCGTTATAATGAAAAAACCGCCCCCTGCGGCGCCGCCTGTCCGGCAGGGGAAGATATCGGCCGCATCGAGATGCTTACCAGCCAGGGCCAGCTTAAAGAGGCCTGGGAAACGATCCTTTTGGAAAACCCCTTTCCGGCCGTCTGCGGACGGGTCTGCTATCACCCTTGTGAAGCCATTTGTAACCGGGGATACTTTGATGAAACCGTGGCTATTTCCGTCATCGAGCGTTTCCTGCCTGAAAACGCCGCCCGGTATCATTTAAAGCCCACCTTGCCGCAACAGGTCTCCAAGAAACAAAAGATCGCCGTCATGGGTGCAGGTCCCAGCGGTCTGGCCGCTGCTTATTTTCTAACCTTATTAGGCTACTCCTGTGACGTCTTTGAGGCCGGGCCCGAACCCGGAGGGGTGCTCCGCTGGGGGATTCCCAATTATCGTCTT